The Bacteroidota bacterium genome includes the window ATGCTATCATCATAACCGAGATCAGAAGCAACTGCCTCTTCTGTCTTTTCTTCAAAAAAGCAATCCATGAAATCTTTAAACTGTTCATGAACATCAAAATTGTGGCAACCACATAGAATGTAATCTGGATGAACTCGTAATCTGTAAACCTCTTCTCGGAAGTGAACGAAGTGGCAACCGTCAGTGCGATAAAAATCAGCATCGCATTGAAATAGATATTCAGGTTTTTGCTTTGTTTCAGAAAGAAAAGGTGCCTGAATATCACGAGTGATGCCACTGATATAATTATAGTTGTGGTATGCAGAATCAAAACGAGCGGCAACACATCCAGCCCGATCAGTTTTTCATAAGAGACTGATGCTATGGGGAATAAACTGTCGATGGAATTGTAAAGAAGTTTAAGAAAAATACCGATGAAAGTAAGAACAAGGAGCGCCGTAACTAACCAGGTGGGTGCTGCCTTGTAAGACGAAGTCAACTTAATCGATTCGGATATGAGCACAAAAAGTATGGCAACAGATCCAAACTCCAACAGGAGTACCGTCCCAAAACTGTCTCCGGAGATGAAGAAAGTTCTGAAAATGCTGAGTACTACAAATCCGATAACTCCGGGAAGTAAAAACCGGTTGAACAGTGGTGGTATCTGCAAAGAATGCTCTTACATAATTTTCTGGTAATTGGTAAATAAATTACCAAAAAAGCCCGTCTCTGCAAAATATTGAGTGATGAACGGCAATGTTTAGTTATGAATTATGAGTTTTTAGTTATTAGTGAACCCACTCATAATTCATAACTAAAAACTCATAACTAAATAACGACTGCCTTCTTCTCTTTTTTTGGTTTAGGTTTAAGCTGTTTCATTTCGTCGCGGAACTTGTCCATTTCTTCACGGAATTTATTCATCTCTTCCTGGAACTGTTTCATGTTTCCGTCGAAATTTTTGAACGGGAAATTGAAATTGAAAGTGGAATCTTTTCCTTTGAATTTGAAGATCATCAAAGAGTCGAGATTGCCGAGTCCTTTTAAGTCTTCCAGTTTTTCAATTCCCTCCGGAACAAGTATTTTGAAACCGGCACTGTCTTTACCGGGGAAATGCATATCGAAATTGAAGCCCTTTGAAGTATCAAACTTGAATTCAAAGATGTTTCCGGAACCCGGCACACCCATCGAATCGAGCTTGAACTTAAATCCGAATGGTTCTCCCGGTTTTGAGCCTTCAAAATTGAAACGGAGGTCGAGGTTTTTCATGCTCAGATCGACGAGTGAATCCAGGCGTTTGAGTACCATGATATCGGGAGTGGCAGCTTCAAAAGCACCTTCCGGTATATCAAACTTCAGGAAGTTGGTATCAATGAACACCTTGAATTTAGTGGATTTCGAGGAATCACCGTTTTTCCCGTAATACCCGCCAAATTTGTGTTTTCCAGTGTTAAAGTTTTCAGTTTTGTTAGCGAAGATTGCTGTTTTGTTGGCAACCGGGATGTTAAATTTCGGATCCTTTGTGTTCACCTTAATCGATGCGATAAACACGGTATCAGGATTGATACAGACATAATCGTCTGCATTTTCAGCAAAGTCAATATCCGAGAAAGCAGGCATCGATTCAAGGAAGGCAGCCGGCATCACCTTTGCGAGTGCCTGGTTTTCCGCTGCGATAGCCATAATCTCAGCCTTTAAGGCTTTATTATAGTTCCACAAATTGGCATTCACCGCTACCGTGTTATTCTCGTTTACCAGGATGGCTTTTCGAATCTTGCTCTCATATTTCTTCAGGACACCATCCAGCTTGGTTTTCTGCTCTTGATTCAGATTCAGTTTTTCGGTGAATTCTTTCAGCGAAATCTTTGAGTCGCCTGCCGTCATCTGTCTGATAGCTATCGAAGCACCATCTTTCGATCCGTCAAGGCTGATTACATTCGTTCCCATTGAATCAACCGGCAACACCTGTGAAAACGCAAAATTAAAGATATCGTCCTTCGAAAGTTCATCCTCCTGGAAATAGGGTCTGAGGTTCTTTGTATAAAACTCCACAATATTCCCTTTCTGGTCTTCCACGAGTCTGTCGAGGAATTCAGGACTCACTCTGAAGAAAAACATCAGGACGACAGTAAGTACCGCAAGTGATGCTGCGGGTTTTACGAACGGCTTCCACTTGGCGGTTTTTTTGTTCTCTGTTTTTATAAATTCGTTTAGTCTTGTATAAAAATAATGGTCCTCAGGAAGTGGCGGCAGTTTCCGGACAACCTGTTTTATTTTTGCCATTTCCGCATATTTTTCTTTGTATGCAGGGGAATTTTGTACTTTTTCCTTGTAGACAGCCGCCTGATCCTCTCTCAGTTCATTGTCGATCAATGCGGAAATATTCTCAAAATCTTTATCAAATTGCTTCATATTAGTTCCTCGCGCCAGGGTTCTAAAATCTTTTTTAGTGCTTCGCGTGCTCTGAAAATTCTTGATTTAACTGTGCCGATATCGGTGCCCGTTGTTTCCGAAATCTCCTGATAGCTGAGACCTTCAAAATCCCGAAGGATTAAAGGCTCACGCAGTTTCTGCGGAAGTTTCGCAACAGCATCCCGTACCATTTCGTTTATATCGAAGTTGTCTTTATACCCTCCGGAATCAGGGAGATTGTCTCCTTCATCACCATTAAAAGCTGAAAAAATCGACATGATTTTCTGCTTTCTGACATGATCCCGGATCTTGTTGATTGTGATTGTATACAACCATGTGGTAAACTGCGACTGAAAACGAAACTGTTTCAGCTTCCTGTAAACAGAAAGAAAAACATCCTGACTGATATCATCGATCGATGATGTGTTGCCAAGATTCAGATAGATAAGATTTCTGACTTTCTCTTTGTGTCTGACCACCAGATCCTTAAAAGCCGACTCCTCGCCGTCCTTAAAAGCCTGTATCAGAGCAAAGTCATCTTGCAGACTGAATATATTCTGTGCTGGTTGAGGCATATCTTCATTATTTTGTTTTTCGTTCATAGCTTTTGACGAGCTCCTAAAAGTTTAAGTTCCACGATTGTTGAACTTTGTTTTGCAGAGGATGTGCAAAGATAGGAAAAAGAGTTTAAAAGAAGCCACTTGTTTGTGCTGAGTGGCTGATGACCATGACTTGTGACAATATTCAAAAATAAATAAAAAAAAGAGGCTGCCCGTTTTCACGAACAGCCTCCAAATTTGAGAGTGTTACTGGATTACTGAATTCTAAAATTACCGCATTCCAATTCGCTCTCCATACACATCATCCATCATTATTTCATCAAAGTCATTTTTTTGGTGATGCTTACATCGTTTCCGGTCAATCTGTAGATATAGATACCTGAAGGCAGATTTGAAGCGTTGAAATCAAGTGAATGAACACCTGCTGTAAGCTGTTCTGCTGCAAGTTTTGCCACGAGTTCGCCGGTGATGCTGAATACTGACACTTCATAGAATCCATCTTTAGGAATACTTACATTGATTCTTGTGGACGGATTGAACGGGTTTGGATAGTTCTGTGAAAGAGAGAACTGTGTTGGAATCTCAGTCTTCTCTGATTTCACATCTGTAACACCTGAAACAGCCATGTAGATTGATCCGTTTGCTGTTCCTGTGTAGATTTTTCCGGTTCCCATTCCGTCAGGTGTGCTGCCGTTTGAAACAATAAGGAGTGAGCTTAATCCAAATCCTCCCATACCGATGCTCGACCATGTGTTTCCGTTGTTGGTCGAAGCGAAAACACCACCTGAATAAGAAGCACCAAATACATTGTCTGCTGCATCTATTCTGAGCTCGTACACATATGTTCCGGGGAAGCTTGTTTTGGTCCAGCTCGTTCCACCGTTGGTTGAACGGTAAAGTCCGTCACCATAAGTTCCTGCGAAGATGTCACCGTTTGAGTTCGAAGCCATTGCCCAGATGTAGTTGTATCCTACAGTCTGTGATACCCAACTGGCTCCATGATCAACTGATTTGAAGACTCCACCATCGAATGTACCGACAAATACTGTGTTGTTGTCTGTTACAGTTATTCCCGTTACAATAAGGTGTGTTCCAAGTCCTGTATTCGACTGTGTCCATGTAAGTCCACAATTGTTGGAGACATACATTCCCTGTCCCCAGGTTCCTGCGAATACATTTCCAAGAGCGTCTATCCTGATTGTGCGGACATCTTTGTATTGAAGTGTGCTGAGTGTCCATGCGGTTCCGTTATTGGTTCCAATATAAACACCTGTCACGGTTCCTGCAAGAAGTGTACCATTAGGATGGGTTTCAATTGCCCATACTGCGCCTGAGTAAACCAGCGGGTTAACATGTACCCAGTTTGGATTGTTGCCGGTTCTCTTGTAGATATATCCACTTGCAGTACCTGCATAGATATTGCCCTGGTTATCTGATTCGAGACATGTAACAACCTGACCTGAAGGTATGTTACCGATCTGCTGCCAGTTACCTGATCCGGAGCCACCACCTGTACCGCCACCACTTCCGCCACCATTTGACGGGAAGCTGGCTACTGCAGATGCAGTGTTGTTGGCTGTGTTGAGATCAGAGATGTTTGAACCTGTGATCGAAGCAACATTCACGATGCTCTGATTGGCAGGGATGTTTCCAAGGAACGGAGCGAGGTTGAACTGTCCACTTCCTGTCATCGACTTAACAATCGTCTGTCCGGTTATGATACCTGCAGGGAAGTTAAGTGCTGCGAGAGGTGCAAGAACCGATCCTTTTACATCTATTCCCGAGATTGTAAGGGAAGTTGCCTGCGGGAAGTTGTAAAGTACATTGTTCATCGCAGTACCGTTAACGAACAATCCACCATGCCAGTTGATTGTTGTTCCTAGGATGTTGACCACTACTGCTGAACCGTTTGGTACATTTATTTCGAATGTATGGGCTGCATTAAGATCACTGCCGTTAACTGTAAACACATTAAGATAAGGATCATTGTGTGTAAGGTTCACAGTACCCCACTGGAAAGTGGTGGTTCCGTTTACTGCATAACCGCTAAGCTGTGTGCTGAGGTTCTCAAGATGAGTCTTTGCAGCGGCAAAGTCGATTACTGAAGCATCATGTCTTAAAGTGCCTTCGTCTATCGAAACAGCCGAAATTGGAAGATTTGTAAGTCCGCCATATGCTACATTACCATTGTAAACACGGCCACTTGTGTAGTAGAGATTTCCGCCGACAACCAGAACATCCTCTGCTCCGTTTGAGTTTGGAAGTTTGTCGCCTACACTGTAGTTTGACAGATTTGCATTTCCGCCAACTGCAAGCTTGCCTTCGGTATCTGCAGACGGCTGAATAATGTTTTCAAGAACAAATACATTGTATGGTTTAGCAGGTCCAAGATCGATGTTTGCATTGTTCATTGCAGAGCAATCAACTGTTACATCGATTGTAAGAACAGCTGAACTTCCATTTGTAAGAGTTCCGACAGTCCAGTTTCCTGTACCTGATGTGTAAACTCCCTGTGTAGCAGATGCTGATACATAGAGAAGTCCTGCAGGCAGTATGTCACTGACTGTAATGCTGCCGGCATCGGCAGGTCCGTTGTTGGTAACAGTGATTGTATAAGTGAGGCTCTCTCCACATGTCAATGTTGAGCTGTTTACTGTTTTTGTAATCTGAAGATCTGCTGCTCCATAATAGAGACCTGCATCATTTGAGTTGTCGGTTGTTCCGCCAACAAATGTTTTGCATGCTGTTTTTCCTGTTAAAGGATCAACATCAGAGTCAGCATTGTCATCTGAACCCTGATTCTGAGGAGAAAATACATAACCTGAAGGAGCTGTAAATTCAACATAGTAATCGCCTGCAGGGATGTTGTTGAAGTGATACAGTCCGTTTGCATCGGTGGTTGTTGTGGAAACAAGAACTCCGAGGCAGTTATATAATTTAACTGTAACATTTGGAATACCTGCTTCGCCGTTGTCCTGTACACCGTCTTTGTCGATGTCATTCCATACTTTGTCACCAATTGATACAGGTGCAGGTGGTGTTGCATAAAAACCGGCATCAACTGTGATGTTGTTCTGTCCGGCGACCAGTGTATAGTTACCGGTCTTTCCGGTCGTAACATCTGCATCTGAATCTTTTGTGTCATCCGATCCGGCATCTTTTGGTGATGCTGTGTAACCTGATGGCTTTGTGAATTCAACGAAGTATGTTCCGGCTGAAAGATTGGTAAAGCTGTAGTTGCCGTTTGCATCTGTGGTTGTTGTGCCGACAAGTACATTTGCTGAGGTGTAAAGTTTTACTGTTACATTTGCGATTCCTGCTTCGCCGTTATCCTGAATACCATTCTGGTTTGCATCATTCCATACTTTGTCACCGAGTGATGCCGGTGCTGGTGGTGTAGTCGGGCATGTAAGGAAATTTTGATTAACTGTACCGTTATCAAAGTTTTCATTTATCGAAGTTGCGGCATCGTTGATTTGAGAAAATGTGTAAGGAGAGCTTCCGCCACCAATCTTGGTGTTGGCAATTACCAGGAACTCACTGACAGTTTTTCCTGCGAAAGTACCCGTCGTGATAACGAGATCTTTTAGCTTCAAAGGATTGGTTCCAAGGTATCCGGCTTCATCATATTTTACATTAAGAAGAAGCGCCATTACCTGTCCGCCAAGAACCCCTGCGGAAGTTGAGGTTGGATTGCTGTAATTCGCATTAAACGCTGCAGAGGTTCCACCTTGAGGCAGGAAATCTTTTACTGCTGACGCACTTGTAAACGAGGCAGTAAAATTGCCGCCCATTACTGCGCCCGATGGAAAAACTGCATTGAAGTATGCATCTCGTATTCCACCCGGGGTGCTGTTGGAAGGACTTCCCCATCCGCCCTGTGTATAGGTCTTGAATCCATTCAGATTGCACGATCCCTGGGCTTGAAGATTCCCAACAGAAACGAAAGTAAACAGGATCACGAGGATCGCGCTGTTTATCAATGTTTTCGCTGTTTTCATGTTATAGTCCGGTTAATTAGTTATTTGAAAAATCTGACTATTAACATCAATAACCATGCCAACAATTATTTTCTTTGTTTTTAGCCCGTAATAAGCATTTTTTAAGGGGTTTCAGACTGAAAAGAGGGATAAGGGATGCCGGAAGATTCCGAGGGGAATCTTTAAGATTTGACTGGACAGTGTCTCATTTTGAGTCACAATAATATTGCATTCTGCGAAGAGTGTAATTAGTGCACAATTCCATCGCGTAATGTTGCATATTCAACACAGAAAAGGGTTTTCTCATTTGAAGACGACAGGTTATGTGAAAAAGCCGTGGATTCTCATTATGATACAAAAAAAAAGGCTCCCCGTTTTCAGGAGGAGCCTTTGATTCGATTATTTGGAATCCCGAATATTTTTTCTTTTATGACCAGTTGGTATTTATGTCCGGTCTGTCAACAACTCGCTGTGACTGTCTCTCAAATGTATAATTTACAACCTTGTAGCGGGTGAGCTGTGCTGGTTTTGGAGCAGGTCTCGTTGAACTGATTTTTACCGTTTTCGAAGTAATTTTGGGTGGTTCAGCCCTGCCGACTGTCAGAGCTGAAACAGATGGTTCTCCAAATGTATGCGGCTGAATCTGCGTGGAAATCTGATAATCCTCTTCGATTATGACCGGTGACTCTCTGTAGGGGACCTGAACTTTTACCCGTTCCAAATAAACGGGTGTTGACTTCCCTCTCATCTTGTATGCTACAAAACTGCCAAGAGCAAATACAAATATTACCACAAATGTTCCTTGTGCAATCAGTATCGTTACATCTGCTAAATTCATCGACATGGTTTCCGTATAAAAGCTGTTATCTGATCAGTATCTGCCGCGGGATTCTCAGTCTCCACACCGGGTGAAAAGCACATATCTCTTGGAGATCGTTATGCCATTCGGCAAACACTTTCTATTAAATGCATCTCTATACTTACAAGTTTCGTGCCAACTCGATTTTGCCCAAAAACCATTTCTTTTTCAGACAGTCTAAAATTGCAATAAAGGTCAAAATCAGAAGAAAAAGCCATTTCTATTTTTCAGATATAACAAATTTTAACCATAAGCAACTGTACCATTTAAATACAGTTTTTTCAGAAAATGAGGTAGATATTATTTTTTCGGGGGCAGGGCAGTAAATTTCCTGCGTTTTTGGTGTGAATTGCGGTTTCTCATAATTCTACAGGGAATATCTGCGATTCTCATAATGAGACACAATCCTGGCGGTTAAAAGAAGGTAGCAACAAATAGTACTAAAAGAGAATTATTAAGGAGATTTCTGACAGATGTACAATCTTTACAAAAAAAAGGTCGTCATCCTCGCGAATGACGACCGAAAATTCCTGCACTATTGAATTATGCAAATTACTGCATCAGAACGAGTTTCTTCGTCTGAGAAAATTCACCGGAACTGAGGGTATAAAAGTAGACTCCGGAACTTAGTCCTCGCGCATCAAAACTGATTTCATAGTTGCCTGCTTCTCTTACTCCATCAACGAGAGTCGCAACCTCTTCGCCTGTCTCATTGTACACCTTCAGAGAGGTCATCCCTGAAACGGGTAACGAGAAGCGAATAACAGTTGTCGGATTGAAAGGATTGGGATAGTTTTGACCAAGTTCAAACTGTCCGGGAACAGAAATCACAATTTCATTCAGAAGCGAATAGATGGTTTCCCTTCCGTCAAAATCGCGTTGAATAAGCCGGTAGTTATATGTCCCGGGTGTGAGATTGTTATCGGAAAATCTGTATTCCACAGGCTTGGTTGAAGTTCCGGCACCCTGAATTTCGGCTGCTTTTATCCAGGAACCGGACGCGGATTTTCTCTCAAGAGTAAATCCGGCGTTGTTCGTTTCAGTAGCTGTCGACCATTCGAGGGTAACTGAATTTCCGGAGATTACAGAAGAAAAGCTGGTGAGTTCCACAGGTACGATAACATTACCAAGAGTACCGTTTGTATTTATTTTTTGTCCGTAAATGCCATTTCCAACTCTTTTGTCAGTCCAAAAAGCGAGACCTGCATCGGAAATATCTTTCACTATCTGCAGTCGTCCCTTGTCAGACACAAGCGAGGAGAGGGGCAGTGTGCTTCCCCATGCGTTTGTACCGCTGGAGTTGATCATCAGACCCTGGACAGTGTTGCTGAGTCCGGCTGAATTTCCGACATTATAAACAATATACGCCGAGTTGGAGATTGCTGCAAGATCATATCCGACAATATTGGCTGTGCCTGTCATCGCCCTAAGGGTGATGCCATCATCGGTAAACTGTCTTACCCCTGAAGCATTAAACTTCTGTACCGCGAGTCCGTCCTGATTCTGGTCGGAATTTGTAAATCTCCAAAAAGCCATAACTTCATCTGAGCCGGTAAGTTTTGCCGCCACAGGGTTCCATTTATGAATTCCGGAAGTGGTGGCACATTCCGCTCCATTTGCCGGGAAAGCAAGGGTTCCATCAGATTTCACCCTCTGCACCCACGCACTTTGAAGATTTATCGAGTTCCGGTCGTCATGCCATGCGACTATCACACCATTGGCGCCATCAGATTCTGAATATTGTGCTGTAAATGCCATTACCTTTCCAAGGCTTTGCACCCAGACTCCACCGGTACCCCACTGTGCCACACCGGAAGAATTAAACTTCTGTGCAGCGAGCTTAACTGTTTGTGCCGGGAAATTTCCGGTTGTCACCTTGTGTGAAACTATTACAGATCCGTTATCAGATGGTACTATTTTCGGGAAATTATACCCCTCTGTTGCGGACCCGTAGATGAGAGGAGTTGCTCCCCATTGTTTTGCACCGGTGGCATCAAGTTTTTGCATGTACACTTTATAGGGATTTACTGCATAAATCCAGGCTACAACCACATTTCCATCGGAAGTTACAGCAACTGTGGGATTGGCTTCGTATCCTGTTCCCGATGAGAGAGCCACCCCGTTAGCTCCCCACAAAAATTGCCCGGCTGGAGAAATCTTGTATGCAAAAACATCGAGATCCCCCGATCTTATGTCAGTGAAAACAACAATCGCATTGCTCTGAGCGTCACATGTTAGATCGTAATCCACCAAAGATGAATTTTGTGGATTATTGGAAATAAGCAGACCCTGTGAGCCCCAAAGTTTTACTCCCTCGGGGTTGAGCCGTTGCATGTAAACTGCATAACTCCCGCCTCTGCTGTCAAACCATGAAATGTAGGTGCTGCCATCGGGGCAACTGACAGATTTGGGCAAGTCCTGCTCACCTGTTGTGTCGGCAATCATCAGGTTGACAGTCGGGTCTGATGACCACTGTGCCAGACCCGAAAATGACAATGCAGCGAAAAACAGAATAAAAAGCAGATATCTTTTCATCGCGGACTCCTTTTCCGGTTAATTAAATGTGATGTAACTATTAAATTCACTCAATGGTGTTTGAAACGATTGGATCGTTATTATTTTCCTTTTGAGTTTTTCTCCGTAACTTTTTGACCATAAACGAGGTCTTTTCCTGTCCTTTTGTCACTCCAGACTACAATCGCAGAATTCGATTTATCAAGATCTGCACCAATTCTGCTCCTTTCTGATTCGACCGATGATACATCAAATATCCCGCTTGAATTTTTAAGTCCCGATGAAGGAAGTGTAATCCCCTTGATGGTGGATTTGAACCCGGTAAAATCGGAACTTATGTAGAAAAGGGATGCCGATTTCGCAGTTCCAACCACATCAAAATGACTGTAACGGGCTATTCCGATTTTTTCAATTTCCACACCGTCATCGCCCCACAGCTTTTTTCCCTTGGAATCGAATTTTTGTGCGTAAATACCCTCTTCTGACTGGCTGGCATTAGCCATCTTCCAAAAAACGATAATTTCATTGGTTGCAGAGAGTCGGCATGCTACAGAATTATACTTGTTAAATCCCTTCTTTGAAGAGAATTCCGCACCATCTGCAGGAAATGCAAAAGTTCCGTTCGGGTTTATTCTCTGAACCCATCCGCTCTGTATGTTCGTCAGGTTACGGTCATCATACCAGGAAACTATCGCTCCGTTTGCACCGTCACTCGCAACAAATGGACTGCTAAATTTCATCGCATAACCAATTGACTGAACGGGGACACCTCCTTTTTTCCATTCAATGCTTCCTTTTGCATTAATTTTCTGAGCAAAAAACCGGATTGACTGCCCCGGAAATTTCCCGGTGGAAACAGAATGTACCATAATGACGGAGCCTTTGTCGGATGGAACGAGTAACGGGGTCAGATAGCCCTCCTCATTATTACCGCTTCCGTAGACGACCGGTTTGTCACCCCACAACACTTTACCATCTGCTGATATCATCTGCATGGCAATCTTGTCAACTTCATCTGATGCATTCCAGGCGATTACAAATTTGCCTTCTGTTGTTGCTGCGATCGAAGGGTTAGTCGCTGATCCACTCCCGGAAAGCAGAAGCAGTCCGTCAGCACCCCAGACAAATTTCCCCGCCGGTGATATCATATAGGCAACGGTAGCCATGGATCCGGTCCTGACATCGACGAAAGCAACTACTGCATTATTATTTTTATCTGTAATCAAAGAATAATCAACAAGATATGTGTTTTGCGGATGTGCTGAAATGAGAAGACCTCCTTCACCCCACTGTTTTTTACCTGCAGCATCCAGCCTTTGCATGTAAAGCTTGTATCCGCCATTCCCGTTTGCAAACCAGGAGATGTAGCTGCCACCGTCCGGGCTTGTCGCCACTTTGGGCAAGTCCTGTGACATGGTGGTATCGCCAATTCTGAAATTCTTTGCAGGGTCAGCACTCCACTGGGCAAATGAAGTGATCGAAATAAAAATTAGAAATAAAACGAGTTGAAAAAGACGATGCATTCCGTTTTCCTAAATATTGTGGCT containing:
- a CDS encoding choice-of-anchor A family protein, which codes for MKTAKTLINSAILVILFTFVSVGNLQAQGSCNLNGFKTYTQGGWGSPSNSTPGGIRDAYFNAVFPSGAVMGGNFTASFTSASAVKDFLPQGGTSAAFNANYSNPTSTSAGVLGGQVMALLLNVKYDEAGYLGTNPLKLKDLVITTGTFAGKTVSEFLVIANTKIGGGSSPYTFSQINDAATSINENFDNGTVNQNFLTCPTTPPAPASLGDKVWNDANQNGIQDNGEAGIANVTVKLYTSANVLVGTTTTDANGNYSFTNLSAGTYFVEFTKPSGYTASPKDAGSDDTKDSDADVTTGKTGNYTLVAGQNNITVDAGFYATPPAPVSIGDKVWNDIDKDGVQDNGEAGIPNVTVKLYNCLGVLVSTTTTDANGLYHFNNIPAGDYYVEFTAPSGYVFSPQNQGSDDNADSDVDPLTGKTACKTFVGGTTDNSNDAGLYYGAADLQITKTVNSSTLTCGESLTYTITVTNNGPADAGSITVSDILPAGLLYVSASATQGVYTSGTGNWTVGTLTNGSSAVLTIDVTVDCSAMNNANIDLGPAKPYNVFVLENIIQPSADTEGKLAVGGNANLSNYSVGDKLPNSNGAEDVLVVGGNLYYTSGRVYNGNVAYGGLTNLPISAVSIDEGTLRHDASVIDFAAAKTHLENLSTQLSGYAVNGTTTFQWGTVNLTHNDPYLNVFTVNGSDLNAAHTFEINVPNGSAVVVNILGTTINWHGGLFVNGTAMNNVLYNFPQATSLTISGIDVKGSVLAPLAALNFPAGIITGQTIVKSMTGSGQFNLAPFLGNIPANQSIVNVASITGSNISDLNTANNTASAVASFPSNGGGSGGGTGGGSGSGNWQQIGNIPSGQVVTCLESDNQGNIYAGTASGYIYKRTGNNPNWVHVNPLVYSGAVWAIETHPNGTLLAGTVTGVYIGTNNGTAWTLSTLQYKDVRTIRIDALGNVFAGTWGQGMYVSNNCGLTWTQSNTGLGTHLIVTGITVTDNNTVFVGTFDGGVFKSVDHGASWVSQTVGYNYIWAMASNSNGDIFAGTYGDGLYRSTNGGTSWTKTSFPGTYVYELRIDAADNVFGASYSGGVFASTNNGNTWSSIGMGGFGLSSLLIVSNGSTPDGMGTGKIYTGTANGSIYMAVSGVTDVKSEKTEIPTQFSLSQNYPNPFNPSTRINVSIPKDGFYEVSVFSITGELVAKLAAEQLTAGVHSLDFNASNLPSGIYIYRLTGNDVSITKKMTLMK
- a CDS encoding RNA polymerase sigma factor, which codes for MNEKQNNEDMPQPAQNIFSLQDDFALIQAFKDGEESAFKDLVVRHKEKVRNLIYLNLGNTSSIDDISQDVFLSVYRKLKQFRFQSQFTTWLYTITINKIRDHVRKQKIMSIFSAFNGDEGDNLPDSGGYKDNFDINEMVRDAVAKLPQKLREPLILRDFEGLSYQEISETTGTDIGTVKSRIFRAREALKKILEPWREELI
- a CDS encoding T9SS type A sorting domain-containing protein, producing MKRYLLFILFFAALSFSGLAQWSSDPTVNLMIADTTGEQDLPKSVSCPDGSTYISWFDSRGGSYAVYMQRLNPEGVKLWGSQGLLISNNPQNSSLVDYDLTCDAQSNAIVVFTDIRSGDLDVFAYKISPAGQFLWGANGVALSSGTGYEANPTVAVTSDGNVVVAWIYAVNPYKVYMQKLDATGAKQWGATPLIYGSATEGYNFPKIVPSDNGSVIVSHKVTTGNFPAQTVKLAAQKFNSSGVAQWGTGGVWVQSLGKVMAFTAQYSESDGANGVIVAWHDDRNSINLQSAWVQRVKSDGTLAFPANGAECATTSGIHKWNPVAAKLTGSDEVMAFWRFTNSDQNQDGLAVQKFNASGVRQFTDDGITLRAMTGTANIVGYDLAAISNSAYIVYNVGNSAGLSNTVQGLMINSSGTNAWGSTLPLSSLVSDKGRLQIVKDISDAGLAFWTDKRVGNGIYGQKINTNGTLGNVIVPVELTSFSSVISGNSVTLEWSTATETNNAGFTLERKSASGSWIKAAEIQGAGTSTKPVEYRFSDNNLTPGTYNYRLIQRDFDGRETIYSLLNEIVISVPGQFELGQNYPNPFNPTTVIRFSLPVSGMTSLKVYNETGEEVATLVDGVREAGNYEISFDARGLSSGVYFYTLSSGEFSQTKKLVLMQ